One part of the Methylobacterium terrae genome encodes these proteins:
- the ltnD gene encoding L-threonate dehydrogenase, with the protein MSDTPARVAVIGLGSMGYGMAQALRRAGLDVAGSDVAPDNVARFAAEGGRGAASPAQAAADADIVVCVVVNAAQTEAVLFGSEGIAAAMPAGAVFVSCATMDPEVARRLAGRLEATGRHYLDAPISGGAQRAAQGELTILASGSAAAFARARPALDAMAAKLYELGDAAGQGAAFKMINQLLAGVHIAAASEAMTFAARQGLDLRKVYEVITASAGNSWMFENRMPHVLDGDYAPRSAVDIFVKDLGIVQDMARSQKFPVPVAAAALQMFLMAAGAGMGRDDDASVARIYAQVTGTALPSGTG; encoded by the coding sequence ATGAGCGACACCCCCGCCCGCGTCGCGGTGATCGGACTCGGCTCGATGGGATACGGGATGGCGCAGGCCCTGCGCCGGGCCGGCCTCGACGTCGCCGGCAGCGACGTCGCCCCCGACAACGTCGCGCGCTTCGCCGCCGAGGGCGGACGCGGCGCCGCGAGCCCGGCGCAGGCCGCCGCCGATGCGGACATCGTGGTCTGCGTCGTCGTCAACGCGGCCCAGACCGAGGCGGTGCTTTTCGGATCCGAGGGCATCGCCGCGGCGATGCCGGCAGGCGCGGTGTTCGTCTCCTGCGCCACCATGGATCCGGAGGTCGCCCGCCGGCTCGCCGGCCGGCTCGAGGCCACCGGCCGGCACTACCTCGACGCCCCGATCAGCGGCGGCGCCCAGCGCGCGGCGCAGGGCGAGCTCACGATCCTGGCCTCCGGCAGCGCCGCGGCCTTCGCGCGGGCGCGGCCCGCCCTCGACGCCATGGCGGCCAAGCTCTACGAGCTCGGCGACGCCGCCGGCCAGGGCGCGGCGTTCAAGATGATCAACCAGCTCCTCGCCGGCGTGCACATCGCCGCGGCGAGCGAGGCGATGACCTTCGCGGCCCGCCAGGGCCTCGATCTCCGCAAGGTCTACGAGGTGATCACGGCCTCCGCCGGCAATTCCTGGATGTTCGAGAACCGGATGCCGCACGTGCTCGACGGCGACTACGCCCCGCGCAGCGCCGTCGACATCTTCGTGAAGGATCTCGGCATCGTGCAGGACATGGCGCGGAGCCAGAAGTTCCCGGTCCCGGTGGCGGCCGCCGCGCTCCAGATGTTCCTGATGGCCGCCGGCGCCGGCATGGGCCGCGACGACGACGCGTCGGTGGCGCGGATCTACGCGCAGGTGACCGGCACCGCCCTGCCGAGCGGGACGGGCTGA
- a CDS encoding LacI family DNA-binding transcriptional regulator — MDDGGNEAFAIRDESLRDEAFRDGAGRRPITLADVAREARVGESTVSRVLRSHGSFSEKTRARVEAAVARLGYVPNRIAGTLASTGSRLIGIVIPSLTNIVFPDLLRGATAALDQEGFQSVIAVTDYDQDREEAVVGSLLSWRPAGLIVTGLEHNPGTRRRLLSSGVRVAELLDIDGPGLDIVVGYSNRAAGEASARHLAGRGYRRIGYVGHDLSKDRRAAKRYAGFREGLAQAGLALAGEERVASPSSVEAGREGLETLLARVPDLDAAYFSNDDMALGGYFHCLARGVAVPGRLALFGYNGLDVGRLMPQPLATIRTPRVEAGATAARLLCTGAPATVVDLGFELIEGATA; from the coding sequence ATGGACGACGGCGGCAACGAGGCCTTCGCGATCCGGGACGAGAGCCTGCGGGACGAGGCCTTTCGCGACGGCGCCGGCCGGCGCCCGATCACGCTCGCGGACGTCGCCCGCGAGGCGCGGGTCGGCGAGAGCACGGTGTCGCGGGTCCTGCGCAGCCACGGCTCGTTCTCGGAGAAGACCCGGGCCCGGGTCGAGGCGGCGGTGGCGCGCCTCGGCTACGTGCCGAACCGCATCGCCGGCACGCTCGCCTCGACCGGCTCGCGGCTGATCGGCATCGTCATCCCGTCGCTCACCAACATCGTCTTCCCGGACCTGCTGCGGGGCGCGACCGCGGCGCTCGATCAGGAGGGCTTCCAGTCGGTCATCGCCGTCACCGACTACGACCAGGACCGCGAGGAGGCGGTGGTCGGCTCTCTCCTGAGCTGGCGCCCGGCCGGGCTGATCGTCACCGGGCTCGAGCACAACCCGGGCACGCGGCGCCGGCTGCTCTCCAGCGGCGTGCGGGTGGCCGAGCTCCTCGACATCGACGGGCCGGGGCTCGACATCGTGGTCGGCTATTCCAACCGCGCCGCCGGCGAGGCGAGCGCCCGCCACCTCGCGGGCCGCGGCTACCGCCGCATCGGCTATGTCGGCCACGACCTCTCGAAGGACCGGCGCGCCGCCAAGCGCTACGCGGGCTTCCGCGAGGGGCTGGCCCAGGCCGGGCTCGCGCTCGCCGGGGAGGAGCGGGTGGCGAGCCCGTCCTCGGTCGAGGCCGGCCGCGAGGGGCTGGAGACCCTGCTCGCCCGGGTGCCGGACCTCGACGCGGCCTATTTCTCGAACGACGACATGGCGCTCGGCGGCTACTTCCACTGCCTCGCCCGCGGCGTCGCGGTGCCGGGCCGGCTCGCCCTGTTCGGCTATAACGGCCTCGATGTCGGCCGGCTGATGCCGCAGCCGCTCGCCACCATCCGCACCCCGCGGGTCGAGGCGGGCGCGACGGCGGCCCGGCTCCTCTGCACCGGGGCTCCGGCGACGGTGGTGGATCTCGGCTTCGAGCTGATTGAGGGAGCGACGGCGTGA
- a CDS encoding aldolase: MSETSLREAICRFGRSLFERGLTPGSSGNISLRLDDGGWLVTPTNASLGFLDPARISRLDRQGRLLSGDKPTKEIPLHGALYDSRASARAIVHLHSTHAVAVSMLPEIDPRAVLPPLTPYSLMRAGAVALVPYYRPGDPAVADAIRGLAGQYSSVLLANHGPVVAGDDLEAAVFATEELEETAKLYLLLRNLNPRHLTPAQVQDLVSHFGLSLPEHGHGH; encoded by the coding sequence ATGAGCGAAACCTCCTTGCGCGAGGCGATCTGCCGCTTCGGGCGCTCGCTGTTCGAGCGCGGCCTGACGCCGGGCTCGTCCGGCAACATCTCGCTCAGGCTCGACGACGGCGGCTGGCTGGTGACGCCGACCAACGCCTCGCTCGGCTTCCTCGACCCGGCCCGGATCTCGCGCCTCGACCGCCAGGGGCGGCTCCTGTCGGGCGACAAGCCCACCAAGGAGATCCCGCTCCACGGCGCCCTCTACGACAGCCGGGCCTCGGCGAGGGCGATCGTCCATCTCCACTCGACCCACGCCGTCGCGGTCTCGATGCTGCCGGAGATCGACCCCCGTGCGGTGCTGCCGCCGCTGACCCCCTACAGCCTGATGCGGGCCGGCGCGGTGGCGCTGGTGCCGTATTACCGCCCCGGCGACCCGGCGGTGGCGGACGCGATCCGGGGGCTCGCCGGGCAATACTCCTCGGTGCTGCTCGCCAATCACGGGCCGGTGGTCGCCGGCGACGATCTGGAGGCGGCCGTCTTCGCCACCGAGGAACTGGAGGAGACCGCCAAGCTCTACCTGCTCCTGCGCAACCTCAACCCGCGCCACCTCACCCCGGCGCAGGTGCAGGACCTGGTGAGCCATTTCGGGCTGAGCCTGCCGGAGCACGGGCACGGGCATTGA
- a CDS encoding RluA family pseudouridine synthase, with amino-acid sequence MSEAEVREGVIPEGEGSERLDRALARLWPDLSRSRLQALIREGRVTLEGAPAGDASAKVAGGQRVAVAVPAPRPAEPEPEARDLAVVYEDDDLIVIDKPAGLVVHPGAGNDSGTLVNALLAHCGASLSGIGGVARPGIVHRLDKDTTGLMVVAKTDLAHQDLSAQFADHGRTGPLERAYLALVWGVPEPAQGTIDAALARSERNREKIAVVREGRGRHAITHYRTEGVLGHQEPVGLVRCRLETGRTHQIRVHLAHRGHPLLGDAVYGAAFRTKANRLGAEERAALDALGRQALHAALLGFRHPRTGEALRFESPPPPDMARLIAALTS; translated from the coding sequence TTGAGCGAGGCAGAGGTGCGGGAGGGCGTGATCCCGGAAGGGGAGGGGAGCGAGCGGCTCGACCGGGCGCTGGCGCGGCTGTGGCCGGACCTGTCGCGCAGCCGCCTGCAGGCGCTGATCCGCGAGGGCCGGGTGACCCTGGAGGGGGCGCCCGCGGGCGATGCCTCCGCCAAGGTCGCGGGCGGCCAGCGCGTCGCCGTGGCGGTGCCGGCGCCGCGCCCGGCCGAGCCGGAGCCGGAGGCCCGCGACCTCGCCGTCGTCTACGAGGACGACGACCTGATCGTGATCGACAAGCCAGCGGGGCTCGTCGTGCATCCGGGCGCGGGCAACGACAGCGGCACGCTCGTCAACGCGCTCCTCGCCCATTGCGGCGCGAGCCTGTCGGGCATCGGCGGCGTCGCGCGGCCGGGCATCGTCCACCGCCTCGACAAGGACACGACCGGCCTGATGGTGGTGGCCAAGACCGACCTCGCCCATCAGGACCTCTCGGCGCAGTTCGCCGATCACGGCCGCACCGGGCCGCTGGAGCGGGCCTATCTCGCCCTGGTCTGGGGCGTGCCGGAGCCGGCCCAAGGGACGATCGACGCGGCGCTCGCCCGCTCGGAGCGCAACCGCGAGAAGATCGCGGTGGTGCGCGAGGGCCGCGGCCGCCACGCGATCACCCACTACCGCACCGAGGGTGTTCTCGGGCATCAGGAGCCGGTCGGGCTCGTGCGCTGCCGGCTCGAGACCGGGCGCACGCACCAGATCCGCGTGCACCTGGCGCATCGCGGCCATCCGCTGCTCGGGGACGCGGTCTACGGCGCGGCGTTCCGCACCAAGGCGAACCGCTTGGGTGCGGAGGAGCGCGCGGCGCTCGACGCCCTCGGCCGCCAGGCGCTGCACGCGGCGCTCCTCGGTTTTCGCCACCCCCGGACCGGCGAGGCGCTCCGGTTCGAGAGCCCGCCGCCGCCCGACATGGCCCGGCTGATCGCGGCACTGACGTCCTGA
- the rpoH gene encoding RNA polymerase sigma factor RpoH, with amino-acid sequence MAAALPVLANEGGLSRYLDEIRRFPMLEPTEEYMLAKSWREHGDRDAAHKLVTSHLRLVAKIAMGYRGYGLPIGEVVSEGNVGLMQAVKRFDPDKGFRLATYAMWWIKAAIQEYILRSWSLVKMGTTANQKKLFFNLRKAKGRISALDEGDLRPDQVKQIATRLGVPEQDVIDMNRRLGGDASLNAPLREEGEGEWQDWLVDDSPTQETVLAREEEGQNRLAALKDALGVLNPRERRIFEARRLADDPITLEDLSSEFGVSRERVRQIEVRAFEKVQDAVKRNLATREAPRAGVPA; translated from the coding sequence ATGGCTGCTGCACTTCCCGTGCTCGCCAACGAAGGGGGCCTGTCGCGCTACCTCGACGAGATCCGCCGGTTCCCGATGCTGGAGCCGACGGAGGAATACATGCTCGCCAAGAGCTGGCGCGAGCATGGCGATCGCGACGCCGCCCACAAGCTCGTGACCTCCCACCTGCGCCTCGTGGCCAAGATCGCCATGGGCTATCGCGGCTACGGCCTGCCGATCGGCGAGGTGGTGTCCGAGGGAAATGTCGGCCTGATGCAGGCCGTCAAGCGCTTCGATCCCGACAAGGGCTTCCGCCTCGCCACCTATGCGATGTGGTGGATCAAGGCGGCGATTCAAGAATACATCCTGCGCTCGTGGTCGCTCGTGAAGATGGGCACGACCGCGAACCAGAAGAAGCTGTTCTTCAACCTGCGCAAGGCCAAGGGCCGCATCTCCGCCCTCGACGAGGGCGACCTGCGCCCCGACCAGGTCAAGCAGATCGCCACCCGGCTGGGCGTGCCCGAGCAGGACGTGATCGACATGAACCGCCGCCTCGGCGGCGACGCGTCGCTCAACGCCCCCTTGCGCGAGGAGGGCGAGGGCGAGTGGCAGGACTGGCTCGTCGACGACAGCCCGACCCAGGAGACCGTGCTCGCCCGCGAGGAGGAGGGGCAGAACCGCCTCGCCGCCCTCAAGGACGCGCTCGGCGTGCTCAACCCGCGCGAGCGCCGGATCTTCGAGGCCCGGCGGCTGGCCGACGACCCGATCACGCTGGAAGACCTCTCCAGCGAGTTCGGCGTCTCCCGCGAGCGGGTGCGGCAGATCGAGGTGCGGGCCTTCGAGAAGGTGCAGGACGCGGTCAAGCGCAACCTCGCTACCCGCGAGGCGCCGCGGGCCGGGGTGCCGGCCTGA
- a CDS encoding AEC family transporter, protein MTGAVLLALLPVVLLTALGFALRRRRFLAESFWPQAERLGYFVLLPSLFFHGLATARVEAVPVGALALTLILSTLAVAALVLAVRPLLRVDGPAFTSVFQGSVRFNNYVGVTLAAGLFGQKGIALAAICNAAIVPTVNILCVLVFARHGAARLTARGIVRQLATNPLIVSSLAGMAVQLLGWGLPPGLEPALRTLGAASLPIGLLCVGAALEFGGARAWLRPVASASAMKFLAMPAATLAVASLLGLNGPALTTALLFQVLPTASSAYILARQLGGDAPLMAGITAMQTVLALAVMPLVLIGLSAWMPIG, encoded by the coding sequence ATGACCGGCGCCGTCCTGCTGGCCCTCCTGCCGGTCGTCCTCCTCACCGCCCTCGGCTTCGCCCTGCGCCGCCGCCGCTTCCTCGCCGAGAGCTTCTGGCCGCAGGCGGAGCGGCTGGGCTACTTCGTGCTCTTGCCGAGCCTGTTCTTCCACGGCCTCGCCACCGCGCGGGTCGAGGCGGTGCCGGTCGGCGCGCTCGCCCTGACCCTGATCCTCTCGACCCTCGCCGTGGCGGCCCTCGTCCTGGCGGTGCGGCCGCTGCTCCGGGTCGACGGGCCGGCCTTCACCTCGGTGTTCCAGGGCAGCGTGCGCTTCAACAACTACGTCGGCGTCACGCTCGCCGCCGGCCTGTTCGGCCAGAAGGGCATCGCGCTCGCGGCGATCTGCAACGCGGCGATCGTGCCGACGGTCAACATCCTGTGCGTGCTCGTCTTCGCCCGCCACGGCGCGGCGCGGCTGACGGCCCGCGGCATCGTCCGGCAGCTCGCCACCAACCCGCTGATCGTGTCCTCGCTCGCCGGGATGGCGGTCCAGCTCCTCGGCTGGGGCCTGCCGCCGGGCCTGGAGCCCGCCCTGCGCACGCTCGGCGCGGCCTCGCTGCCGATCGGCCTCCTCTGCGTCGGCGCGGCGCTCGAGTTCGGAGGCGCGCGGGCCTGGCTGCGGCCGGTCGCGTCGGCATCGGCGATGAAGTTTCTGGCGATGCCGGCGGCGACCCTGGCGGTCGCCTCGCTCCTCGGCCTGAACGGGCCGGCGCTCACCACGGCCCTGCTGTTCCAGGTCCTGCCCACCGCCTCCTCGGCCTACATCCTGGCGCGCCAGCTCGGCGGCGACGCGCCGCTCATGGCCGGCATCACGGCGATGCAGACCGTGCTGGCGCTCGCGGTGATGCCGCTGGTGCTGATCGGCCTCTCGGCCTGGATGCCAATCGGGTAG
- a CDS encoding PAS domain-containing hybrid sensor histidine kinase/response regulator, with product MLRTLSRDALEAEVVRLRGVLEAAGIDAASDAAQPGPRAVEASDAPQDLAAALEASRAALARSEARQRAIFDSAVDVAMIVTDPAGIITDWNPGAEHVMGWTAAEMRGRSAERLFTPEDRAEDRPAREMRQALREGRASDERWHMREGGRRFWASGELMPLRGEAGAHAGFVKIMRDRTSEHLAGIALKETEARYRLAARATNDAIWDWDLTTNGVLWNEALTRAYGHALDRVEPTGDWWIAQIHPDDRARIDHSIHAVIDGAEAAWADEYRFRRADGSYAEVLDRGHVIRDAGGRAVRMIGAMLDMTGLRTAETALRASEERFRTILDTIEAAFAIVEVKFDADDRPVDYRFLEANPAFEREAGVNLRGKWVTEFAPDLERFWFETYGRVAKTREPTNFENYAEAFKRWFDVRAVPVGEPDDRQIAIIFNDVTARRSAEERLRASEAVARENVERVQLALAAGAIIGTWHWDIPGDRFTVDEGFAGAFGLDPALGRDGIPLAQIVATVHPDDQAGLAAAIDEVIARGGAYAHQYRVRRADGHYYWIEANGRVDRGPDGAPLSFPGVLLDVEERRSVEQERDRALAQLRALNGTLEQRVTERTADLMQAEEQLRQSQKMEAVGQLTGGLAHDFNNLLAGISGSLELMNARIGQGRLQDVEKYMVAAQGATRRAAALTHRLLAFSRRQTLDPKATDVNALVGGMIELIQRTVGPSVRIDTVFLPDLWPALVDPSQLENALLNLCINARDAMPDGGRITIETGNRRIDGQAARRQDMPEGEYLSLAVSDTGTGMPPEVIAKAFDPFFTTKPLGQGTGLGLSMIYGFAKQSGGQVRIHSEEGEGTTVSIYLPRHRGRAEADETPAENRLHPVAAAGETVLVVDDEPTVRMLVADVLGDLGYAAVEATDGGAGLNILQSDARIDLLITDVGLPGGLNGRQMADAARVTRPDLKVLFITGFAENALLSNGQLEPGMAVLTKPFAVDMLAARIRDLIGA from the coding sequence GTGCTGAGAACCCTTTCGCGCGACGCGCTCGAAGCGGAAGTCGTGCGCCTGCGCGGGGTCCTGGAGGCGGCCGGGATCGATGCGGCGTCGGACGCCGCGCAGCCCGGGCCCCGGGCGGTCGAGGCGTCCGACGCTCCGCAGGATCTGGCGGCGGCCCTCGAGGCCAGCCGGGCGGCCCTGGCCCGCAGCGAGGCGCGCCAGCGGGCGATCTTCGACAGCGCGGTCGACGTCGCGATGATCGTCACCGATCCCGCCGGCATCATCACCGACTGGAATCCCGGTGCGGAGCACGTGATGGGCTGGACCGCCGCGGAGATGCGCGGCCGGAGCGCCGAGCGTCTGTTCACGCCCGAGGACCGGGCGGAGGACCGCCCCGCCCGGGAGATGCGGCAGGCGCTGCGCGAGGGGCGCGCGTCCGACGAGCGCTGGCACATGCGCGAGGGCGGCCGGCGGTTCTGGGCCTCGGGCGAGCTGATGCCGCTGCGCGGCGAGGCGGGCGCGCATGCCGGCTTCGTGAAGATCATGCGCGACCGCACCAGCGAGCACCTGGCCGGCATCGCCCTCAAGGAGACCGAGGCCCGTTACCGGCTCGCCGCCCGGGCGACCAACGACGCGATCTGGGACTGGGACCTGACCACCAACGGCGTGCTCTGGAACGAGGCGCTGACCCGGGCCTACGGGCACGCCCTCGACCGCGTGGAGCCGACCGGCGACTGGTGGATCGCCCAGATCCACCCCGACGACAGGGCCCGCATCGACCACTCCATCCACGCGGTGATCGACGGCGCCGAGGCGGCCTGGGCCGACGAGTACCGCTTCCGCCGCGCGGACGGCTCCTACGCGGAGGTGCTCGACCGGGGCCACGTGATCCGGGACGCCGGCGGCCGGGCCGTGCGCATGATCGGCGCCATGCTCGACATGACCGGGTTGCGCACGGCGGAGACCGCCCTGCGGGCGAGCGAGGAGCGCTTCCGGACGATCCTCGACACGATCGAGGCGGCCTTCGCCATCGTCGAGGTCAAGTTCGACGCCGACGACCGGCCGGTGGATTACCGCTTCCTCGAGGCCAACCCGGCCTTCGAGCGCGAGGCCGGCGTCAACCTGCGCGGCAAGTGGGTGACCGAGTTCGCCCCGGACCTGGAGCGGTTCTGGTTCGAGACCTACGGGCGCGTCGCCAAGACCCGGGAGCCGACGAACTTCGAGAACTATGCCGAGGCGTTCAAGCGCTGGTTCGACGTCCGGGCCGTCCCGGTCGGCGAGCCCGACGACCGGCAGATCGCCATCATCTTCAACGACGTGACCGCGCGGCGCAGCGCCGAGGAGCGCCTGCGCGCCAGCGAGGCGGTCGCCCGCGAGAACGTGGAGCGGGTGCAGCTCGCCCTCGCCGCCGGCGCGATCATCGGCACCTGGCACTGGGACATCCCCGGCGACCGGTTCACCGTCGACGAGGGCTTCGCCGGGGCCTTCGGCCTCGACCCGGCGCTGGGCCGGGACGGCATCCCGCTCGCCCAGATCGTCGCGACCGTCCATCCCGACGACCAGGCCGGGCTCGCCGCGGCGATCGACGAGGTGATCGCGCGGGGCGGCGCCTACGCCCACCAGTACCGAGTGCGCCGCGCGGACGGGCACTATTACTGGATCGAGGCCAACGGCCGCGTCGATCGCGGCCCGGACGGGGCGCCGCTGAGCTTCCCCGGCGTCCTCCTCGACGTCGAGGAGCGCCGCAGCGTCGAGCAGGAGCGCGACCGCGCCCTCGCCCAGCTGCGCGCGCTGAACGGCACCCTGGAGCAGCGCGTGACGGAGCGGACCGCCGATCTGATGCAGGCGGAGGAGCAGCTGCGCCAGTCGCAGAAGATGGAGGCGGTGGGCCAGCTCACCGGTGGCCTCGCCCACGACTTCAACAACCTGCTCGCCGGCATCTCGGGCTCGCTCGAGCTGATGAACGCCCGCATCGGCCAGGGCCGCCTCCAGGACGTCGAGAAGTACATGGTCGCGGCGCAAGGGGCGACGCGGCGGGCGGCGGCGCTGACCCACCGCCTGCTCGCCTTCTCGCGCCGCCAGACGCTCGATCCCAAGGCCACCGACGTCAACGCGCTGGTGGGCGGCATGATCGAGCTGATCCAGCGCACGGTCGGGCCGAGCGTCCGGATCGATACCGTCTTCCTGCCCGACCTGTGGCCGGCCCTCGTCGACCCCTCGCAGCTCGAGAACGCGCTGCTGAACCTGTGCATCAACGCCCGCGACGCGATGCCCGACGGCGGCCGCATCACGATCGAGACCGGCAACCGCCGGATCGACGGCCAGGCGGCGCGGCGGCAGGACATGCCGGAGGGCGAGTACCTGTCGCTCGCGGTCTCCGACACCGGCACCGGGATGCCCCCGGAGGTGATCGCCAAGGCGTTCGACCCGTTCTTCACGACGAAGCCGCTCGGCCAGGGCACGGGCCTCGGCCTCTCGATGATCTACGGCTTCGCCAAGCAATCCGGCGGGCAGGTGCGCATCCACTCCGAGGAGGGCGAGGGCACGACCGTCAGCATCTACCTGCCGCGCCATCGCGGCCGGGCGGAGGCCGACGAGACCCCGGCGGAGAACCGCCTGCACCCCGTCGCGGCGGCCGGCGAGACCGTGCTGGTCGTGGACGACGAGCCGACCGTGCGCATGCTGGTCGCGGACGTCCTGGGCGACCTCGGCTACGCGGCCGTCGAGGCGACGGATGGCGGCGCCGGCCTGAATATCCTGCAATCCGACGCCCGGATCGACCTCCTGATCACCGATGTCGGCCTGCCCGGCGGCCTGAACGGCCGCCAGATGGCGGACGCGGCGCGGGTGACCCGCCCCGATCTCAAGGTCCTGTTCATCACCGGCTTCGCCGAGAACGCCCTCCTGAGCAACGGCCAGCTCGAGCCGGGGATGGCGGTGCTGACGAAGCCCTTCGCGGTGGACATGCTGGCGGCCCGCATCCGCGATCTGATCGGGGCGTGA
- a CDS encoding histidine kinase — translation MADYYPLLARALEALPDRSPDLRHTVYERARAALIGQLRSLDPPLSEADIEAERVSLDRAIARLEIEHGGLPEPEPAPPQPPEPPTVPETPPEEPPAPPRAVAVLPEPSPPEAPAPHHADALPEAGPPVELKLPPVRPRNPEPAEEPANPDSGLAAPQRPRLDVVAPKRDRSRLVRNGIVAAVLAAVVGAIAVTAWSLRDNPAALPTGFAENGPNRPAENQDSKFADRVGGERAPQAPAPAPAPAAAPQGGAARPSPTPDIAVAQRGTLYEENGPQGSAPKATQARVVWRLDAINAGQGQPLQTVVRATVDVPDAGLSLAMVLRRNTDATLPASHILELTFTSTDPNRTVRDVGLIQFKDDETGRGSPVSGLPVPVRDNLFLIGLSNLKADIERNTDLLLKRNWIDLPIRYANGNRAILTFEKGNAGEKVLREAFEQWQP, via the coding sequence ATGGCCGATTACTATCCCCTGCTCGCCCGCGCCCTCGAGGCCCTGCCCGACCGCTCGCCCGACCTGCGGCACACGGTCTACGAGCGCGCCCGCGCGGCGCTGATCGGCCAGCTCCGCTCCCTCGACCCGCCCCTGTCGGAAGCCGACATCGAGGCGGAGCGCGTCTCCCTCGACCGGGCGATCGCCCGGCTCGAGATCGAGCATGGCGGGTTGCCCGAGCCGGAACCCGCACCACCGCAGCCGCCCGAGCCGCCCACGGTCCCGGAGACGCCGCCGGAGGAGCCGCCGGCGCCGCCTCGCGCCGTCGCCGTCCTGCCCGAGCCGTCGCCTCCCGAGGCGCCGGCCCCGCACCACGCCGACGCCCTGCCCGAGGCCGGTCCCCCGGTCGAGCTGAAGCTGCCGCCGGTCCGGCCGCGCAACCCGGAGCCCGCCGAGGAGCCGGCGAACCCGGATTCCGGCCTCGCCGCCCCGCAGCGCCCGCGCCTCGACGTGGTGGCGCCAAAGCGCGACCGCTCGCGCCTCGTGCGCAACGGCATCGTGGCGGCGGTCCTGGCGGCGGTGGTCGGCGCCATCGCGGTCACCGCCTGGTCCCTGCGCGACAACCCGGCCGCCCTGCCGACGGGCTTTGCCGAGAACGGCCCCAACCGGCCGGCCGAGAACCAGGATTCGAAATTCGCCGACCGGGTCGGGGGCGAGCGGGCGCCGCAGGCCCCCGCCCCGGCGCCCGCGCCCGCCGCCGCACCCCAGGGCGGCGCGGCCCGTCCCTCGCCGACGCCCGACATCGCGGTCGCCCAGCGCGGCACGCTCTACGAGGAGAACGGCCCGCAAGGGTCGGCCCCGAAGGCGACGCAGGCCCGGGTGGTCTGGCGCCTCGACGCGATCAATGCCGGCCAGGGCCAGCCGCTCCAGACCGTGGTGCGGGCGACCGTCGACGTGCCCGATGCGGGCCTGAGCCTCGCCATGGTCCTGCGCCGCAACACCGACGCGACGCTGCCGGCCTCGCACATCCTCGAGCTCACCTTCACCTCGACCGATCCGAACCGCACGGTACGCGACGTCGGCCTGATCCAGTTCAAGGACGACGAGACCGGCCGCGGCTCGCCGGTCTCCGGCCTGCCGGTCCCGGTGCGCGACAACCTGTTCCTGATCGGCCTCTCGAACCTCAAGGCCGACATCGAGCGCAACACCGACCTCCTGCTCAAGCGCAACTGGATCGACCTGCCGATCCGCTACGCCAACGGCAACCGGGCCATCCTGACCTTCGAGAAGGGCAATGCCGGGGAGAAGGTGCTGCGCGAAGCGTTCGAGCAGTGGCAGCCGTGA